In one window of Bos javanicus breed banteng chromosome 24, ARS-OSU_banteng_1.0, whole genome shotgun sequence DNA:
- the LOC133237843 gene encoding serpin B3-like, with protein MSSLGEAIIHLGIDLFHQIRQSKKENIFYSPLSISSALAMTYLGAQENTASQMQKVLHFNEITEKPRGTATRNPVEKPGNVHHHFQKLLMELKKSTDAYDLSVANRLYGEKEFRFLQEYMDNVQKFYLASVESADFKNAAEESRKMINSWVESQTNGKIKDLFPKDSLDSSTVLVLVNAVYFKGQWNQKFKEEHTAEEKFWLNKDTSKPVRMMKQTNSFKFVSLEDVQAKILEIPYKGEELSMMVLLPNEVDGLQELEDQLTAEKLIAWTSPQNMRKRQVDLYLPRFKVEESYDLVPTLQALGMVDAFHDGVADFSGMTRGRDLVVSKVFHKSFVEVTEEGTEAAAATGVGVRVLSAPFRESFRCDHPFLFLIKHIKTNSILFCGRVSSP; from the exons ATGAGTTCCCTCGGTGAAGCAATCATCCACCTTGGAATTGATCTGTTCCATCAGATCAGAcaatcaaagaaggaaaatatcttCTATTCCCCTTTAAGTATCTCGTCAGCCTTAGCCATGACTTACTTAGGGGCCCAAGAAAACACCGCATCACAAATGCAGAAG GTCCTTCACTTCAATGAAATCACAGAGAAGCCAAGAGGAACAGCGACAAGAAATCCC GTTGAAAAGCCAGGAAATGTTCATCATCACTTTCAAAAGCTTCTGATGGAATTAAAGAAATCCACTGATGCCTATGATCTGAGTGTCGCCAACAGGCTCTACGGAGAAAAGGAGTTTCGGTTTCTCCAG GAATACATGGATAATGTTCAGAAATTTTATCTAGCCAGTGTGGAAtctgctgattttaaaaatgctgcAGAGGAAAGTCGAAAGATGATTAATTCCTGGGTGGAGAGCCAAACCAATG GAAAAATCAAGGACCTATTTCCCAAAGACTCTCTCGACAGCTCTACTGTTCTGGTTCTGGTGAACGCCGTCTACTTCAAAGGGCAGTGGAACCAGAAATTTAAGGAAGAACATACCGCAGAGGAAAAATTTTGGCTGAACAAG GATACAAGCAAACCTGTGCGGATGATGAAACAAACCAATAGTTTCAAGTTCGTGTCACTGGAGGACGTGCAAGCCAAGATCCTGGAAATCCCGTACAAAGGCGAAGAGCTAAGCATGATGGTGCTGCTGCCCAATGAAGTAGACGGTCTGCAGGAG CTTGAAGACCAGCTCACTGCTGAGAAGTTAATAGCGTGGACGAGCCCACAGAATATGAGGAAGAGACAAGTGGACTTATACCTGCCTCGGTTTAAAGTGGAAGAGAGCTACGACCTCGTGCCCACACTGCAAGCCCTGGGGATGGTGGATGCCTTCCATGATGGGGTGGCCGACTTCTCGGGCATGACCAGGGGACGCGATCTGGTGGTGTCAAAGGTCTTCCACAAGTCCTTTGTGGAGGTGACCGAGGAGGGCACGGAGGCCGCGGCTGCTACCGGTGTGGGTGTTCGTGTCTTATCAGCACCGTTTCGAGAGAGTTTCCGCTGCGATCACCCTTTCCTGTTCCTCATCAAGCACATCAAGACCAACAGCATCCTCTTCTGTGGCCGAGTCTCTTCCCCTTAG